The following coding sequences lie in one Gadus morhua chromosome 20, gadMor3.0, whole genome shotgun sequence genomic window:
- the armc8 gene encoding armadillo repeat-containing protein 8, with protein sequence MACLLEAPLRISVLSEVTATSRHYVDRLFDPDPQKVLQGVIDMKNAVIGNNKQKANLIVLGAVPRLLYLLQQGSSSSELQTECAVVLGSLAMGTENNIKSLVDCHIIPALLQGLLCPDLTFIEACLRCLRTVFISPVTPVQLLYTDPTVIPHLMSLLSHSQRTQEYITQIFSHCCKTPEHQTVLFNHGAIQNIAPLLTAPSYKVRMQALKCFSVLAYENTQVSMTLVNVLVEGELLSQVFVRMMQRDQPIEMQLTAAKCLTYMCRAGAIGTDDTCVVLKTLPCLVRMCSKERLLEERVEGAETLAYLMEPDVELQRIASTTDHLVAMLADYFKYPSSVSAITDIKRLDHDLKHAHELRQAAFKLYASLGSNDEDIRKKITETENMMDRIVSGLSESSIKVRLAAVRCLHSLSRSVQQLRTSFHDHAVWKPLMKLLQNAPDEVLVMASSTLCNLLLEFSPSKEPILESGVIELLCSLTQSESPALRVNGIWALMNMAFQADQKVKGEIVRSLGTEQLFRLLSDPDTNVLMKTLGLLRNLLSTRPHIDQVMSSHGKQIMQAVTLILEGEHSMEVKEQTLCILANIADGNTAKDLIMTNDDMLQKIKYYMGHSNVKLQLAATFCISNLIWNEEDGEGLNIGGSQERQDKLRELGFVDILHKLAQSPDTNLCDRAKTAMQQYLA encoded by the exons ATGGCGTGCTTGTTGGAGGCCCCACTCCGCATCAGTGTGCTGTCT GAAGTCACTGCTACTAGCCGCCACTATGTTGACCGGCTGTTTGACCCCGACCCACAGAAAGTGCTGCAGGGAGTCAT TGACATGAAGAATGCAGTTATTGGGAACAACAAGCAGAAAGCCAACCTGATAGTACTCGGAGCCGTACCCAG GTTACTCTACTTGCTCCAACAGGGCTCTTCGAGTTCAGAACTGCAGACAGAGTGTGCCGTGGTTCTTGGCAGCCTGGCCATGGGCACGGAAAACAACATCAAGTCCCTGGTGGACTGTCATATCATCCCAGCACTGCTCCAAG GTCTCCTATGTCCGGACTTGACCTTTATTGAAGCGTGCCTCCGATGTCTCAGGACAGTCTTCATCAGTCCTGTAACCCCTGTGCAGCTACTCTATACG GACCCCACTGTGATCCCCCATCTAATGTCTCTCCTGAGCCACTCGCAGAGGACCCAGGAGTACATCACACAGATCTTCTCACACTGCTGCAag ACCCCAGAGCATCAGACCGTTCTGTTCAATCACGGCGCCATCCAGAACATTGCTCCGCTTCTCACTGCTCCCTCCTATAAG GTTCGGATGCAGGCTTTAAAGTGTTTCTCGGTCCTCGCTTACGAGAACACGCAAGTGTCCATGACACTGGTGAATG TGTTGGTGGAAGGCGAGCTGCTCTCTCAGGTATTTGTCAGAATGATGCAAAGGGATCAGCCCATTGAAATGCAGCTCACCGCTGCCAAATG TTTAACCTACATGTGTCGGGCGGGCGCCATTGGGACGGACGACACTTGCGTAGTCCTAAAG ACGCTGCCGTGTCTGGTGCGCATGTGCAGTAAAGAGCGACTGCTGGAGGAGCGCGTGGAGGGGGCGGAGACCCTGGCCTACCTGATGGAGCCCGACGTGGAGCTGCAGCGCATCGCCAGCACCACCGACCACCTGGTGGCCATGCTGGCCGACTACTTCAAGTACCCCAGCTCCGTGTCCGCCATCACGGACATCAAGAGG ctGGACCACGACCTGAAACACGCACACGAGCTGAGACAAGCGGCTTTTAAACTGTATGCCTCGCTGGGCTCCAATGACGAGGACATCCGTAAGAAG ATTACAGAGACGGAGAACATGATGGACAGAATAGTGAGCGGCCTGTCAGAATCGAGCATCAAAGTGCGCCTCGCGGCTGTCAG GTGTCTCCACAGTTTGTCGCGGTCGGTACAGCAGCTGAGGACCAGCTTCCATGACCACGCCGTGTGGAAACCTCTCATGAAG CTGCTGCAGAACGCCCCGGACGAGGTTCTCGTCATGGCCTCCTCAACGCTATGCAACCTGCTGCTGGAGTTCTCGCCCAGTAAAGAG CCCATCCTAGAGTCGGGGGTAATTGAGCTACTATGCAGTCTGACTCAGAGTGAAAGCCCTGCGCTGAGAGTAAATGGAATCTGGGCCCTCATG AACATGGCGTTCCAGGCGGATCAGAAAGTGAAGGGGGAGATTGTGCGCTCCCTGGGGACGGAGCAGTTGTTTCGGCTGCTCTCTGACCCCGACACAAACGTGCTGATGAAGACCCTCGGCTTGCTGCGTAATCTGCTTTCCACGCGCCCG CACATCGACCAGGTCATGAGCTCCCATGGGAAGCAGATCATGCAGGCTGTCACCCTGATCCTGGAAGGAGAGCACAGCATGGAGGTCAAGGAGCAG ACCCTGTGCATCCTGGCCAACATTGCCGACGGCAACACAGCCAAGGATCTCATCATGACCAATGATGACATGCTGCAGAAAATCAAATATTACATG GGGCATTCGAATGTGAAGCTGCAGTTGGCTGCCACCTTCTGCATCTCCAACCTGATCTGGAacgaggaggacggggagggacTCAACATAGGGG GCTCCCAGGAGCGGCAGGATAAGCTAAGAGAGCTGGGCTTTGTAGACATACTACACAAACTGGCACAGTCCCCAGACACCAACCTCTGTGACAG GGCGAAGACGGCGATGCAGCAATACTTGGCGTGA